The Gymnogyps californianus isolate 813 chromosome 5, ASM1813914v2, whole genome shotgun sequence DNA segment ATTTCTAGTGCAGATGCACCTAGAATCTCTGATCCTGAAATAAAAACGCATCTGGACAGACCTCTGCACACCCTGTAGCCCAAAAAGCACCAATGGACATGTGTGCAGATGTAAGGATCTTCTGGCACACCTATTTCAGACATTTTACAGCAGGGGACTGCAAAGCATTCATTATAAGCCgataaataattattaaattgATAAAGGATCACTGGTTTGGGATATACATGCAGGAGATTTATTTGAATCTTGATTCAGTatcctttttttgtaaagataatatttttaaagaactgatgaagcaaaaaaggaaaagtggagAGAAGTGGATGGCAATATAATACCATCAGTGTGCAGTGGGACAGAGAGAATTATGAAAGGGATTTCTACTACCTCTCTCTCCAAGTAAATAATGAGATGGAGCTTCATCCAGCAACAAGATAACAAAAAGACCAGTCTTCCCTTCACTACCACTTACCTAGCACTAGGGGAGGCAatgcaaaacaagaacacaCACTTTTCACAAAGCGTATCTGAGAGATCAAAAGATAAGCTTGATTCACACCGAAAGCAATAGATGGCATATGTTTGAGCCAGTGGCAGCTAACAAAGTGATGTAAACAAGGGAAAGACTTTGCACTAAAGGAAAAGTCAAGCAGAGTGTTTATAAGCTGCCAAGAGAACAAACAGCTACAGCTAAAACATCTGTCATTCAAAGAGAGACAAAGGatggaaaacactgaagcacAGCACTACAGATATTAATGTTAAGCCAATGGGAGGAAATGCAATAACTCAATTTTATTCTCTCCAGAAGCCACACAAGTGTGGTGTATCCACAATTcctacataaaatattttgattgctAATCAATGCTCTCCGCTTGGCAAGTATCAGTATTTACATTTACGGACACTCCTGAGTcggcaggaaaacaaagagaacaGTGCCATGAACAGACCAGGGACCTGTTTCTGAAAAAGGCAACAGCAACATCTTTGCTGAACCCTCTCAAACATGAATACGAGAAGGTCTTCCACTCATCACCCCTCTAGACACTTTAGCAGGTCAGCTGTTTAAggctcctccccaccccagtcCCAGCACCCTGTTTGTTCACCTGAAACACCCCCTTCTCCTCTGAGCTTCATCAGCGGAACAGACTGGAGCCCCATCAGTGATCCTGGTTAGTCTTGCACCTCAGTAACAACTCTGCCTTGAAGCCTGGCAGATTTAGTTGCTACCCAGCCTAACGCCAGGCACCTTACTCAGTATCTGCTCATTTTATCTACCACCAAGATTTGACATGCCCATCTCCAACAGTGCCAAACTTTTCCCTTGGAGCAGCACTCCCTGACCCCAACTCCTTCACTCAGGGTCAGGTTGTCTCCCAGCCACCCTGTTTTCTCCACAGCTTTCatcctccctttctcctgctgGAGCAGCCCCTCTTCCCCTATGGTCAGCACTAGTCCTCCTCACCCTCCTTTCTTCAACACAACCCCACTTTCCCGACCACTGCCAGGCTCCACACACCCATCCCCACTGCCAGCCCCAGTGCTGTTCCACCCCAGGGGCACCCCACACGCCCTGAGCTCATTTCCCCAAGGGGTGCCAGCTCCCATTACCCTCCTCCTACACCGTGCCACCTCATTACACCGCCAGACCTCCGCAGCCAAGGCCCATCGCCCCAGACCGGCCTCCACGGGCAGGGCCGGCCCCACAGCGACGGTGTTAGCTGCCCCCAGAGCCAGCGCCGGCCCCTCCACCGCACTCACCAGCCCAGCACCAGGCCGCTGGTGACGAGGAAGCAGACGAACACCACGGTGATGTAAAAGAGCGGCGAATACTCGTAGAGCGTGACGAGGAATACGGCAGCCATGGGGCCGGACCGAGCCGTACCGCCCCACGGCAGCGGCAGAACCAggccgcgccgcccgcctcACTACAGACGCCACCGGCTACCACAGCCGGGCGCATGCGCGGCAGCTGCATGAAGCCATTGCCCTCAGTTTGCCCGGAGGTGGGCGGGCCCGGGGGGCGGGGCTGCGTTGCCTCGTGACGGCCGGAGGGTTCCCCAGCCGCCTGGATTTGCACAAAGCAttgaagtaaataaaacacGCGTGTGTGCCCGTCTGGCACAGCCCGGCTCCCAGCACCTCCGTGCCTGAACTGGGGCAACCCCAGCGCCTGGAAAACTGACCTCCAGTAAAGATGGGATGCTGTCAATTTCCTCCCCGTGACCTCTCCTTCTAAACAGGAGCGCTTACACAAACGCGTTTTGCCTACTGAAATGAGTAAGCAACCTACCTGCAGAATACCGCACGAGGAAACAGCTGTATTTAAGAGTGTACAGAGATTAAGTGACGCTTCAACAGCTGCTCGGCAATCCTGCGCGTCCATGGTGCTTACTGAAGCTCTTGTCGAAAATCTGCAGCTTTATCTTATAGATCCGGCATTTAAGTCATTAATAGAATTTGCAAGAGGTTGTATCTGAGATGTGAAGTCTTCGTCTATGCTTTCATTCTCTTCAAGCGAGCAAAGCGGTGATGTTCTTAATTCTCACTGTTATGGGACCACCGagaaggcattttcttttctgttacgGCAGCTTAAATACCCAGCAGCACGAAAAAGGCCAGGTATTTCCTCCAGCACCAAGACTGCCCTCCACCAACAGCCTATTATGGAAGAGAAGCATCTGCCTCACACTCGCTGCTCCTATTTGTGAGCTCCAAATCCTGGTTTACTTCCAGAATTACACTCAAACTTGTATAAACAAGAAGTACCACGAGCAGTGGAACTTACGGATTTCTGTCTCATGCTTGGATTTTCTGATGTTTAATGAGGCAGATGTTCCAGCTGAGGCTTTTTTAACAgccatttttctgtgtgtattctCTGGTGTTTTAGTAAAGGATGTGAAGTTACTCACAGGCCTTAATGGCCTCGTCTAACCATGGTCACCCTCCCCAGGCCTGCTCTTGACCCTGCCCGTGGGCTGATATCCCAGCCCGGCCTTGGCACAGGGAGGCTCCTCTGCGGATCAGGGTTTAAATATTGTCACCCTTAAGGCACATTTACCGCTAAGAAAGAGAACCCCCCGATTCCGAGCCCGTTTCCCCCGCGTCCCCGGTGGGCTGCCCCGCCGCCACCGCAGCTGACAGACTGTGCGTGAGGAAACACCGCCCCGCCGCTTGCAcacggccccgccccgccccgttGCCATGACTCCGCGGGagggcggggccgcggcgccaTGGCAACGGGGAGGGGCGCAGCAGGGTGCGAGGCCGGGGTGGGGGCGTCACGTGGCGCCGCGGCACGCGCCCGCGCCCgcgccccttccctccctcccctgcgGCGCCGCGACACGTGGGCCGCGCCCGCCAACGGGCCGCTCCCCGCGGCCCTTGAACCTTCCCGCTACCCGTAGGCGGGTGGCGCTGCCCGCCCAGCTGGGACAGCGGTGCTGATTGGTcggggggggtgaggggggggggggtagacGGGGTCTCCGCCGCGCAGGCGCAGTAGGGTGCGCAGCCCAgcgaggaggcggcggcgcggcggcttCCGTTGTTGGCGCGCGAGCGGCGGCGGTTGGGCGGTTGCGCGCGCGCAAGATGGTGAGAGGAGCCCGCGCCGCctgagggaaggggggaagccgggccgggccgggccgggccggggggagcCCAGCCGCCTCCGCGGGCACGGGGAGGATCCGGCCGCCTCCGCCGGCTTGGGGGGTCCCCTGCTGAGGCGGGAGGGACGGCGGGAGGCCGGTGTCCCCGCGCGGCCGGTGTCCCCGCCCGGCCGGGCTCGGCGGGCTGGGGAGGAAGTTCTGAGGGGAGAGTAGGTGCCCTCGGAGAAGTGGGGGTAGGTGTCTCCTCAGAGCGAGCCGGTACCCTTCGGTCCGGGGGTGCTGCCCGGGAAGGTGCCGCCGTGAGAAGCTCCTCCGGCCCCGCCCGACCCCCGGGTCGTGCCGTGCTCACCTGCTGCCCCGCCAGGGAAAGGACCTCCTCGGTTGTTTTTCTGCTGGGCGCTGGCAGCCTGCGGGGGGGAGAGTGAAGAAGCAGCTGTTTAAAAGGGAAGTCGTGACCTGCCCTGCCGACGCCTGTTCGGCAGGCGGCTAAATGGGTTTCTGAAAATCTTGAAGTATAATGCCAGTATGAATGGTGGCTGAGGTTAGTCAACAGCAACACGCCCCACTGTGCTGTTTGGCAGGTGTGCCCGCTGTCTGTGcactcctcctgcctctgcctttctttagtttttattaAACCAAGCACTGGTGAGCCAGCTTAGCCCCGATAGATGATCTGAATCTGATGTCACCATGTGTTTTGCAGACACAGCCTTCACCTTCTCTTAGGGATTTATGTTTGTGTGGCTGCACAGGTATGATCAAGAGCACTGCTAACCCTGCAGTGTCTTCTGGAAGATGTTAGGAAAGTGCTGAGCCCAGAGGACTGGGAGAAatgcttctttcagaaaagagcaTTTGATACAGCATATGACTTCGACTTCGAAATGCAGCcctgaattctgttttcttttttaagtagaGAACTCCTGAAATAGCGAGAGTGGGGATTAATGACATTTGTGGATCAGAAGGAGCCAAGAACAACCTTTAAAGTTTAGCGGAAGCAAGCAAAATAGTGAAGGCTGCACGCTCAGTGCCTGACCTGTCCTGTGACAGCAGAGCCTGATTTCCTCTCCAGCTGTTAAAAGGAAGCAGAGGCACAAGACTTTGTGCCAGAATTTGGCCAAGGTGGAAGTCTTTTTAGGAGTAACAACAAACATAGGATATTTGCAAGGTGATTTTGGACGTGGGGAAGGAGAGACACTGCTCTGCTTTTTGAGGAAAATCTCACAAACAAGCCAACATTGAACGTGAGGAGACAACTCAGAGTTTAAATAGTAGATTTCTTCTGATTTGTAAGCAGTGATTTGTCTCAATGAAACAGCTCTTTAGTAGGTCTTGTGATAGGTAATCTTGCCACTATGTTTTTTTTACATGagcactttttttaaagaagcctTGAAATACAGTTGTTTTGGCACAAAAGCCTTGATGCCTTAGGAATTTACAAATACACTAATATGAATAAGCTGGAGATGTTAAATAACTTTTCTTCGTCTAGCTGGCATGCGTGTCTTAACTGTGGTGATAGAGGTTGTGTGTATAAAATGTTCCTCAGGAAGTGGCAGTGGTTGGCTTGGTACAGTTTAAAAATTGCATGTGTAATGGAAGATAACCTGCATGGTGTCTTGTGAAATAATCATTTCCTTCCCCATCTTCAGTGTGATGACTAATATGTTATCTGgacatttcttctgaaaacttggAGGTAGTGACATATAAGCCCATGGGGGAAAGTATGcatgctttttcattaaaaactccTAAATGCTTTCTGTGTGTAAATTTCAAAAGTTCAGTTCATATTTTTGTGGGTAAAAATAAGCCGTGACCCTTGATTACTGTCTGTGTTCTTCTGAAATACTAATAGTAGCTCCtggtattttaaatgcttaaattaCTGTAGCCAGTTTACTGCCACTCTAAGGGGCTTCCTTGTTTCAAGACTTGTCTTGGCAAACGAACTGTAAAATTTGTTTACTTCTAAGAGCTATAAGAATAATCCCACTTCACGAATAGCTAATAAAATAGTTAACTGTGGCTTTGAGGAGGGATAGTAAAACAGATaagtgttctggttttgtgtttttttaaaaactgctttcatCCATGGTTTTTCTGGTTTATGTGTATGTTCTGAAACTTTGGACAGGTTGCATGCAGTTCCACTTCAGTAGGATTTATGCGCACATATGCATGacatggggatttttttctggtttactAGAAAGATTtatctttccctcccctctgccatTTCCTTTTTGTAGAGTGAATCTCTCGTGGTTTGTGATGTTGCTGAAGACCTGgtggagaaactgagaaaattcCGGTTTCGTAAAGAAACCAACAATGCTGCCATTATAAGTAAGTTAAAAACAAGTCTGACAAAAATTGCGAGGTCTTGCAGAAAATCCtatctcctctttttcttcccatgtaATGTTGCTGCTGTAACAGGTAAATGTGAGCCAAGAGGGTGTTTCTTGTATGAACTTCAGTACTTCCAATTCTTCCCGTAATTTTAACAGTAAAGCAACACTGTTCTTACAACACAAGACTGCATCTGCTCTTAGTAGAGTATTTATACTTAATTGCGGCTCAGAGTCTACCACTGTTTGTAAAATGATAGTAAAAAATGTCAAGGCACAGTCATTttgagtttgtaaattttgtaGCCTTAAGTAGAGAAGTTTGACATTTCTGTCTTTGACATTTGAGAAGAGCGTATTGCAATGAACAACGCTTAGACTGTGCACTTCAGTGATTTTTGTGAAGTCGTGGGATAGACTGAAGAAGCAGAatggaagcacaaggaatatcCTTGTTGGGGGAATGTTAAAAAGCTTCATGCGTACATTGTATAAATCGATTGAAAAAACATTGatctatgttttattttgatttatagtGAAAATCGACAAGGATAAGCAGTTGGTGGTACTGGATGAGGAGCATGAGGTTTGTTAAATGAATTGTAAATAAGAGTATCTTCAGCCTGCAATGTATTGTTGTCTCTAAGGTACTGCCTTAGTTTCAAATTGTTATCAAACTCTTAATCTAATTTGGGTCATGAGCTTATTTAAATGCATGGTCACTCTGCATGTAAAGCACAGCACTATTAATAGTGGAACTATGCAGAACCAATTGAGTTGACTAATTAATTGcacaaaaaagttattttaaagctgttatGATACAACTGTGTAAGAAGCGTCTTTGGCACCTGCTGGCTTTTTGAAGAGATTTCTGCTGTGTTTCCACATAGATCTGCATATTTGACTCTGAGCTGATCTGCCATCAATTAGAAGCTAGGATTGCTAATCCTCTGCAGACTCTAAATTTGATAGGTGGCATAATAAGGTCAGCCCAGCATGTAGTGTTTCTTAATGGTGCATTGGGCAAAATTAAATCCTTCTCAGGGATTTGAGCATTAACCGTAGCTCTTATTCCCTAGAATGTAGAAGTTAATGTAATATTTGAATAGAATGGGGACTCTTTTTTGCTTGCTCAAGGAGGAAGGactgaatttttcaaaagcaccaTTTGTGTAGCTGATTTTAACAGATACTTTTTGGTGTGTGCTTGCTTACTTCTGTAGCTCTAGAGTTAGAAAAGCATGGTAGCTGCCAGCATATCCAACTAGagccaaaaatgttttctaaactCATTATGCCTAAAATAGGGATGATTATTCTTGCTAACATTAATTCCATGTTAGTCATAGGAATCTATTAGCACACAAGTTTTCTTAAACTGCTCTAGTAATTTGAGTGAGAGATCGTTATCAGTTCAACTGTGGATGTACATCTAACTTACAGCTGTTTCACTGTTCTGTTATTCTGCTTTAGCCTTCATAGTATACCTTCAAGTGCAAGATCATTTGTTCAAATATTGCTTGTGTTTAATGTTACCAGGGTATTTCTCCCGATGAGCTAAAAGATGAGCTGCCCGAGAGACAACCTCGATATCCTTCTTATGCTGCTGGCATTTGGTCTTACTCACTCCTGGAAGCTGTTCAAAATGTTCAAAGTTGGACTTCACCTTTTTAGGCCAATACTTGCCTGTAGTGCGACTTTACTGATACTTTATTTGTGAGATAACCTAGGGATCAGTTCTCATGATGCACTGAATGGTTGTCCCACTTGGTGAAACAATGACTGACACATTTAAGCCTTTCCCgagattttatttgcttttagaCTATATAATGTTTGGGGAAGTAAAGTGAAGCCACGCTGCTGTTAATGTAAAGAAGTGAGCAAAATGTACCAGTTTTGTATGTGGCTACTTCTAAATATAGAAAATTGCCTGTGTAACTTAGGATCTGTTTTGGTGATTTCTCAGCATGTGGCCCCTGCTATTCTCCTGCAGTTAGTGATTCTGGGCGTGCTGTAGGCATGTGATCTAGGGAAGAAtccttgtatttaaaaaaaaaaaagaggggcaAGTAAATTATTCTTTAACTAGATGAAATGAGAGAGGTACTTAAGTtacaagtgaagaaaatatCGGCCTCCATTACCCTCAAAAGCTGGTTGGCATTATTCCACGTGCCATTCTGAATCTTTCCTTTCATCACCCTGGTGCAGTGGGAGGCCATAAAGCAGGAGTCCTAGCTAAAACTTGAGttcaaattcagcaaaacaccTGAAACAATGAAGTGCTTAGTctgcaaagaaagaatttgGCTTTCATTAAGCCAGAAACACATTGGTGGGTGTGGGAAGTCTTTTTACAAAGCTGGGAGAGGAATATTTGTGATGAAAGGGTGATTTTTAGCTCTGATGTGAAACAGTAATAGAGAGAGCCCTCACACCCAGCTGTGGTAGAGGTTGGTAAAGACAGGCGGGGTCAGTTCTGAAAGTCAAATATGGAAGTGAAAACAGGAGAACAGTGAGCCTACATATCAAATTTAAAGCATCTTCTAGAATGCAGGTCTTATTTGTGCCTGCATCAAGCTCTGATAACTGAGGATTATATCCTAATAAGATCACTGATTTCTTAGTTTCTTTAAcctcagaaaaaacatttattgtgTATAGTTACAAGTATCAGCATGATGATGGAAGAGTTTCTTATCCATTGTGCTTTATCTTCTCCAGTCCAGTTGGTGAGTGAACATTGTGAATGGTAGCTACTATGTGCTGTAAATATGGGAATATTCTTTGCTATGGAAGATAAAATGAGTGCTTAATGCTTGAATAGTGGTTCAGATGCTTAAGGCTAGATTTGCTTATGCCACTGCTGGAAGCAAGGCACTATAAAGCTATGGCATTATCTGGAGACCTTCTTCGGCAGAGAGGAATCTATAGTGTATTAGCTCCATCCTCACCATCAGCTCGTGACAAGTTTAAACACTTCCATCTGCCCAGATCTACCTAGTTGCTGGAGATTTTCGCTGCCTTTGGTGTTCACATTTAGGGCACTTTGGATGTATGACAGAAGAGATTCTTTTCCGTTTCTGAAGGCTGAACAGAAGTGTTAGTTTCCTGCATAGCTGGCCAAAAGGTGTGTCTTTCTAAATGTGCCTGCGCACTGTGTTCTCAGTGGTGTGCTCAGCAACGCCCTCCTGTAAAAGAAAGTAGCCTGGAGCACTCTGCATCTATTCATGTAGGTTTAGCCTAATGTATTTCCTGTCACCCTCTCCTCAAATCTTGGGGAATCTTCAAAATATGACCAGACAAGGCTCAGGAAATGAGTGAGGAGAGGGCTGGAAGATACCCGCTCTGTTCCTGAGGGTTTCTGTTCACCTCTGTCCCATCTTACTATTTGGATGTTAGTGACTGGGTGGGAAGAAATTCCTCTCCTTCTCGGAAGGGCATGGGAACCCATGTCTGCCCGTGAAAGGAACAGGACTCTGTAAAAGGGTAAGGATGGGATTAGAGATGAGGGTTTTCCAGGGGACCTATGTGCAGTGGGCAGCAACAGAGGATGCCTCCAAATGGTGCTGCGATGAGAAGGTCTGAAGGGCTGTCACAAGTATGggtgaaaaggaggaaaagagggcTCCATAACCCAGATCTGGGCAGGTGAAAGTGCTGGGTGAACAGACTATGTTCAAGGAGAAAGAGGCTGTAATCTTAGATCGTCCCAAGTTTATATACAGCAGTAGCTTCCTCTGCTTGTGTCACAGTAACCCTCAACATAAACATACCTGTGCAGGGAACTGTGTGATTTTTAATAGAAGCCAAATAACCTGTGACTTGATTTGGACTTACAGAGATGAATTGCTTCTGTGGCTTCCGTCTGTGTTCTGAACTGTAATAGGGTAGCTTGCTGCTATTACTGGATTATCCTTGTTATCCTCTAGAAGAAGATAAACTGATTGCATTGTTTTACCCTTCATTACTCAGAACTAGAATAACTAGGTAGGTAAAAGAGTTTAGCAACTAGTGAGAATATTCTTCTGTAGTTACCTGAGAATCTTTGTATGAATGTTATGGATGTTACTTCTCTTCTGAAGGGTAGATATTTTGTGAGTTAGAACAGCAGTAAGAAACTTCCTGGGAGACCTTGAAATAGCAAAGCGGGCAGACTTGTAGTACTTCATAGGAAAAGAGAGCTTAGACAATGTTTTTTATGGGTGGCAAGATTTAAAAGTATACTTGTATCTCTAGAAACTTTAAACAAGCAACTTCtaaagaaagcctttttttttttcttgaggttttctatttcaaaaaatTTTCTGCAAACATAAGTTAGTGGTTAGATTGATACTGGAGTCAGAAACAATGAACCATTAGTCGGGACTCTAAACAGCAGTTTAACTAACTTTGACTGTGACTGAAGGTGCTCTGTGTttggggctggggcgggggggtgggagTCATTTTGAGCTACCAGTTCAGTTGGGGGATTTGGGGAGAGATTAGGAGAAAGAACAACAAATTCAAGCTGACTTGATTTGTTCTCAGTTTGACTCCACCTCAAAGGCATATGGTATAAAGATCTGTGTAAGTGTAACTAGCAAAAACGTGGGAATCTTCCAGAAATAGCAAGAGGGCAAAGAATTGAATGTAGTGTAATGAGCACACTTCTGTAGTGGCGGGAGGTACTGCTTTGTTGGCTGTTATGATTCAGGTTTGACTGCTGCAATATTTGATGTTAGCTCTAAGCAGAAATACAAGTGCACGTTGGGACCACCAATTCAGCCTGCACGACTATTACTTCTGGAAATGCTTTTCAAGTACTAGATATGAAAGTAAGAGCAAGGATGATGATGTATGTAAAGAAATAGGTCACTTTTCTGAATGGAGACTTCAGCTTTCCATTtggattctttaaaaaaaaaatcttatttttgaagtgttGCAGTCAAAATAACTAAAcaaaccctctttttttccacacaacTATAGGATGTAAGCCTGAACAGCAGATGATGTATGCTGGAAGCAAGAATAAGCTTGTACAGACAGCTGAACTCACTAAGGTATAATTGACTAGTTGAAATAACTGTCTCCCCCTTAAATGCAGGTTGCAGAAGCTGTTTTGTGTCTTGCTTTAATCTATCACGAGAAGGGTGTTATGAGACTTCGTAATTACAGTGAACAGATTCTGTTTTAGGAAGACTGAAGAG contains these protein-coding regions:
- the GMFB gene encoding glia maturation factor beta; its protein translation is MSESLVVCDVAEDLVEKLRKFRFRKETNNAAIIMKIDKDKQLVVLDEEHEGISPDELKDELPERQPRFIVYSYKYQHDDGRVSYPLCFIFSSPVGCKPEQQMMYAGSKNKLVQTAELTKVFEIRNTEDLTEEWLREKLGFFH